The following DNA comes from Cellulophaga sp. HaHa_2_95.
CTTTATGTAGCATCAGTCTTTTATTCTTGCATTGATGGTTTCAAGCGCTACATTTAAGAATACTTCTTTTTCTGCCTCATAGGCATGAGGAGCGTTGAATAGAATAGGAGCCGTCTCATTAAGTTGGGCTTCAATTAAGTAATGAGAGCCTTTAAAATACGAATTTTTAACCCAAACTTTTAAACCACTATTTTCAGAAATAATTAGTTCTGATGGATATACTAGAATAGATTTTTCAAGGGTAGCATAAGGTTTTAATAAAGAAATAGGAATAAGGTTTACATCTCCAAATAAGGAAGCGGTATAACTATTTTTGGGATGCATGTAGAGTGTTTCAGGGTGTTCTTTTGCTAAAATTTTACCTTCTTTTAATACCATAACCTCATCTGCAAAAGATAAAATATCATGGGTGTCATGTGAGGCTACGATGCAGGTGATCTGTTCTGTTTTTAAGTAATTGAAAAGATTTCTTCGCAAACTATTTTTCCTAGAATTATCAATATGACTGAAAGGCTCGTCTAATAAAAGAATTTCAGGTTTTTGGGCAAGTACTCTTGCCAGTGCTACTCTTTGCTGTTGGCCGCCACTTAAGAGTTTTACTTTTCTCTTAGCAAAAGCTGTCATCTCAATCATTTCTAAAAGCGCTGCAGTACGCTCTTTAAGTTCTTGAGGGTAGAATACAGATAAATATTGACTCACATTTTCTTCTACCGATACATAGGGCATCAAGTCAAAATCTTGTGAAAGATATTTCATGAAGGTCTCTCCTGGAACCAATTTAAAGTCGGGACCCAAAATAGGATTATCGCCCCAAGAAATATTTCCATGAGTAGGTTGTAAAATACCATATAAAAGTTTTAATAAGGTACTCTTTCCGCACCCGCTTTCACCAATAATAGAAATGTGGGCTCCTTTATCAGCAGTAAAACTAATGTTAGAGATAATCTGATGTGAGGAATAAGAAAAAGTTAAGTCTTTTACGTGTAACATAGTA
Coding sequences within:
- a CDS encoding ABC transporter ATP-binding protein, which produces MLHVKDLTFSYSSHQIISNISFTADKGAHISIIGESGCGKSTLLKLLYGILQPTHGNISWGDNPILGPDFKLVPGETFMKYLSQDFDLMPYVSVEENVSQYLSVFYPQELKERTAALLEMIEMTAFAKRKVKLLSGGQQQRVALARVLAQKPEILLLDEPFSHIDNSRKNSLRRNLFNYLKTEQITCIVASHDTHDILSFADEVMVLKEGKILAKEHPETLYMHPKNSYTASLFGDVNLIPISLLKPYATLEKSILVYPSELIISENSGLKVWVKNSYFKGSHYLIEAQLNETAPILFNAPHAYEAEKEVFLNVALETINARIKD